A genome region from Anastrepha obliqua isolate idAnaObli1 chromosome 4, idAnaObli1_1.0, whole genome shotgun sequence includes the following:
- the LOC129245014 gene encoding beta-1,4-glucuronyltransferase 1 has translation MWKLVRLRCLGLLVLIFLTAANLLWTLCLLEAKTRSQYINKSSNRITKTLVAFERPSENIASSINKTTFPKVSEHNFRLAFDNISFDTGRWDNHRLYKMYDFALVGDKFIKASRENIVCLATQSSVERLYSLTQVAYQWNGPISTAVYVAGNEEFSILKYFVSYMRLCFSFIRDNVAFHIAVPYNKEPTHEHIPNLIKSFDCQYPEQTLRHLLKIRSPDTIRWRLKNEYPQNHLRNLARKGCQNKYVFLTDIDIIPSGNMVSLLNNFLPSAKCSYRCAYVIPTFEIDNRAKFPVSKPELMRLYRKGLARPFHEKVFIYNQYATNFSIWLTNSSTEDERPHISHVVTNFEFLYEPFYVAFDDVPAHDERFIGYGFTRNSQVYEMYIAGYTFFVLSPIFTCHWGLQQKKARPVWREQQNNINRKRFEVFKHEILARYKKKKT, from the exons atg tggAAATTAGTTCGACTTAGATGCTTGGGATTGTTAGTGCTAATATTTTTAACCGCTGCGAATCTTCTGTGGACACTTTGTTTACTTGAAGCGAAAACGCGATCGCAATATATCAATAAGTCGTCAAATAGAATAACTAAAACGTTAGTTGCATTTGAAAGACCGTCCGAGAACATAGCATCTTCGATTAATAAAACAACATTTCCAAAAGTATCGGAGCATAATTTTAGGCTTGCGTTTGATAATATAAGCTTTGATACCGGAAGATGGGACAATCATCGCCTTTACAAAATGTATGATTTTGCCTTGGTTGGagataaatttataaaagcCTCACGCGAAAACATTGTGTGCTTAGCAACACAAAGCTCTGTGGAACGTTTATATTCATTAACTCAAGTAGCTTATCAATGGAACGGTCCGATATCCACTGCCGTTTACGTTGCTGGAAATGAGGAGTTTTCtattttaaaatactttgtATCATATATGCGACTCTGCTTTTCATTCATACGTGATAACGTTGCATTTCACATTGCTGTCCCATATAATAAGGAACCAACACACGAACATATCCCAAATCTTATAAAAAGCTTTGATTGTCAATACCCTGAACAAACACTCCGCCATTTACTCAAAATACGTAGTCCTGACACAATACGCTGGCGACTAAAAAACGAGTATCCTCAAAACCACTTACGCAATCTAGCAAGAAAAGGATgccaaaataaatatgtatttttaaccGATATTGATATAATTCCAAGTGGGAATATGGTCTCGCtactaaataattttcttcCTTCAGCGAAATGCAGCTATCGATGTGCGTATGTTATTCCAACTTTTGAAATAGACAACAGAGCAAAGTTTCCGGTTTCGAAGCCGGAACTTATGCGCCTTTATCGAAAAGGTCTCGCACGTCCATTTCACgaaaaagtgtttatttatAACCAATATGCAACCAACTTTTCCATTTGGCTTACAAATTCTTCAACTGAAGATGAACGTCCTCATATAAGTCACGTTGTaacaaattttgagtttttatacGAACCTTTTTATGTCGCCTTTGACGACGTTCCGGCGCATGATGAGAGGTTCATAGGTTATGGGTTTACCCGAAATTCGCag GTTTATGAAATGTATATTGCtgggtatacattttttgtactaTCACCTATTTTTACCTGTCATTGGGGCTTACAACAAAAAAAGGCGCGGCCTGTTTGGCGCGaacagcaaaataatataaatcgaAAACGTTTTGAGGTCTTCAAACATGAAATTCTGGCGCGATACAAAAA AAAGAAAACGTAA